A DNA window from Acidobacteriota bacterium contains the following coding sequences:
- a CDS encoding GMC family oxidoreductase: protein MAKQEIYDAIVVGSGATGGWAAKELTEKGMRVLVLEAGRKLDPEKDFNEHTWPYEVKYRGTVGNRTLFRERQAIQSKCYACNEYGRHFFVDDVDNPYTTANGKPFDWIRGRQVGGRTITWGRQVYRLSDYELKAASRDGYGDDWPISYAELAPYYDKVEEFIGVSGSYENVPNLPDGKFLPAMKMTCGERLLKKGVERKWKDRKVTIGRAAILTQKHNGRAACHYCGHCDRGCTTSSYFSSPGSTLPAAAKTGRLTLRTNAVASHVIVDTKTGKAKGVACIDQMTKKAFEVFGKVVLLCASTIESTRLLMNSATRQHPAGLANSSGVLGQYLMDHIFQVGVGGLVPAVSNYPYNYDDGRANGIYIPKFRNVNERHPKFIRGYGMQGGVQRGLLPTTMRQIPGFGSEFKKMVREAKDPAPFWIGMWGEMLARKENRVTINKDVKDAWGIPAVHIECSHGDNEKAMASDALDSLKEMVQEAGFEMTYANPFLAAPGLCIHEVGTARMGNDRKTSVLNRFNQSWDVKNLFVTDGACFVSIGCQNPTLTMMALTARACDYVVDQFKKGNL from the coding sequence ATGGCAAAACAAGAAATCTACGATGCGATTGTTGTCGGCTCAGGCGCGACTGGCGGGTGGGCCGCAAAGGAACTCACCGAAAAAGGCATGCGAGTGCTGGTGCTTGAAGCCGGACGCAAGCTCGATCCCGAGAAGGATTTCAACGAGCACACCTGGCCCTACGAAGTGAAGTATCGCGGAACCGTCGGCAACCGGACGCTCTTCCGCGAGCGCCAGGCCATCCAGTCAAAGTGCTACGCGTGTAACGAGTATGGCCGGCACTTCTTCGTCGACGACGTTGATAATCCCTACACAACGGCTAACGGTAAGCCTTTCGACTGGATTCGCGGCCGTCAGGTCGGCGGGCGCACGATCACTTGGGGCCGCCAGGTCTATCGGCTCTCCGATTATGAGCTGAAAGCTGCGAGCCGCGACGGCTACGGCGATGACTGGCCCATCTCGTATGCGGAACTCGCGCCTTACTACGACAAGGTCGAGGAGTTTATCGGCGTGAGCGGCTCGTATGAGAACGTGCCCAACCTGCCGGACGGAAAGTTCCTGCCCGCAATGAAGATGACCTGCGGCGAACGGCTCCTGAAAAAAGGGGTCGAGCGAAAATGGAAAGACCGAAAGGTGACGATCGGCCGCGCGGCGATTCTTACTCAAAAGCATAACGGCCGCGCCGCGTGTCACTACTGCGGACACTGCGATCGCGGATGCACCACGTCGTCGTATTTCAGCAGTCCCGGCTCGACACTTCCCGCCGCCGCCAAGACCGGCAGACTTACGCTTCGCACCAACGCGGTCGCGAGTCACGTCATCGTCGACACTAAAACCGGGAAAGCGAAAGGCGTTGCTTGCATCGATCAGATGACGAAGAAAGCGTTCGAGGTTTTTGGGAAGGTGGTCTTGTTGTGCGCTTCGACGATTGAATCGACCCGGCTATTGATGAATAGCGCGACCCGGCAGCATCCGGCGGGACTGGCCAACTCTTCAGGCGTGCTTGGTCAGTATTTGATGGACCACATTTTTCAAGTCGGCGTAGGCGGACTGGTGCCGGCGGTTTCGAACTATCCTTACAACTACGACGACGGGCGCGCGAACGGCATTTACATTCCAAAATTCCGGAACGTCAACGAGCGCCATCCCAAGTTTATTCGCGGCTATGGAATGCAAGGCGGCGTTCAACGCGGATTGCTGCCGACAACGATGAGACAGATTCCCGGCTTTGGTTCTGAGTTCAAGAAGATGGTGCGAGAGGCAAAAGATCCGGCGCCGTTCTGGATCGGAATGTGGGGCGAGATGCTTGCGCGAAAAGAGAATCGCGTGACGATCAACAAGGACGTGAAGGACGCGTGGGGAATTCCGGCGGTTCACATTGAATGCTCGCACGGCGACAACGAGAAGGCGATGGCGTCGGATGCGCTCGATAGCTTGAAAGAGATGGTTCAGGAAGCGGGCTTCGAGATGACCTATGCGAATCCGTTTCTCGCGGCGCCCGGATTGTGCATTCACGAAGTGGGAACGGCTCGGATGGGCAACGACCGGAAGACTTCAGTGCTCAATCGATTCAATCAAAGCTGGGACGTTAAGAACCTTTTCGTCACCGACGGCGCGTGTTTCGTATCGATCGGTTGTCAGAACCCTACACTGACGATGATGGCGCTGACCGCGCGAGCTTGCGACTATGTTGTCGATCAGTTCAAGAAGGGCAATCTTTGA